The Sporosarcina ureae genome includes a region encoding these proteins:
- a CDS encoding sodium/proline symporter: MSIDGIIFIVYLGVLLTIGLWFSRKSSASTEQYLLGGRSLGPAVTAMTMQTTAMSGFMFMGAPAMAFKYGWYAIWYAIGDAGGSIINLSVLGKRMRRMSEILGALSPIEYLEKRFESASVRVVGSIISIVFLFGYVCAQFIAAGKAMSTLTGFTYELSLIIGISVIIIYTVAGGYLAVAYTSFVQGMIMVLGVVGIGILAYFHVGGITGLNVALQAIDPTYLSIWGKDLAYYGQWGMVLGAILIYSIGYMGLPHVVVRHMSMKSTKTVKGAVMISALWNQFFIFVPYILGLIGIILLPTIADPEMIITELAYTLFPGIFAALLLSAIMSAVMSTADSILMQAGSILSRDVYQRFINKDASPKTMILVSRLCILMGGIVGVVVAIYEPPSVFALVLFAFGTLGNAFLVPYVASVYSKKANYIGCLCAMIGGASTNIIWTSMGLETSTGLHPFLAGLLVSLVGMIIGSRFGRKPSDKILQAFEQSRYKRVFSKEFDRNITRDLAPEASNVSKFLADTK, translated from the coding sequence ATGAGCATTGATGGGATCATTTTCATTGTATACTTAGGGGTTCTATTAACGATTGGCTTGTGGTTTTCACGCAAATCATCAGCTTCCACAGAACAGTACTTACTTGGCGGTCGATCTCTCGGACCAGCCGTCACGGCGATGACCATGCAAACTACAGCTATGAGTGGCTTCATGTTTATGGGAGCCCCAGCGATGGCCTTTAAATATGGCTGGTATGCCATTTGGTACGCTATTGGAGATGCAGGCGGATCAATTATAAACCTCTCTGTATTAGGTAAACGAATGAGAAGAATGTCTGAAATATTGGGAGCGCTTTCGCCAATTGAGTATTTGGAAAAACGTTTTGAAAGCGCTAGTGTACGAGTGGTCGGATCCATCATTTCCATCGTGTTTTTATTTGGCTATGTTTGCGCTCAGTTTATTGCGGCCGGGAAAGCCATGTCTACACTGACAGGCTTTACTTATGAACTGTCTCTGATTATCGGTATTAGTGTCATTATCATCTATACCGTGGCTGGCGGATATCTAGCGGTTGCCTACACTTCATTTGTACAAGGCATGATCATGGTACTGGGTGTCGTTGGGATCGGTATTCTCGCGTATTTTCATGTAGGCGGCATCACAGGATTGAACGTTGCGTTGCAAGCTATAGACCCTACGTATTTAAGCATCTGGGGTAAAGATCTAGCTTACTATGGTCAATGGGGAATGGTGCTCGGGGCAATACTGATTTACTCGATTGGCTACATGGGACTTCCACATGTAGTAGTTCGCCATATGTCGATGAAAAGTACAAAAACAGTAAAAGGCGCTGTCATGATTAGTGCTCTGTGGAATCAATTCTTCATCTTTGTACCATATATTCTAGGTTTGATTGGGATTATTTTACTGCCTACCATTGCTGATCCAGAAATGATTATTACAGAGCTAGCCTACACGTTATTCCCTGGTATCTTTGCAGCACTATTGCTCTCAGCTATTATGTCAGCGGTCATGTCTACTGCAGACTCTATCTTGATGCAAGCGGGTTCGATTCTTTCACGTGACGTGTATCAACGTTTCATCAATAAAGATGCTAGCCCTAAAACAATGATTCTTGTTTCGAGATTATGCATTTTAATGGGCGGAATTGTAGGAGTTGTCGTAGCCATTTATGAGCCACCTTCCGTGTTTGCATTGGTTCTGTTCGCTTTCGGTACATTAGGGAATGCATTCTTAGTTCCTTATGTGGCATCTGTTTACTCTAAAAAAGCTAATTATATCGGTTGCTTATGTGCGATGATCGGCGGAGCTTCAACGAATATCATTTGGACTTCCATGGGGTTAGAGACGTCTACAGGACTTCATCCATTCTTGGCAGGTTTACTCGTGTCACTAGTCGGTATGATCATCGGAAGTCGGTTTGGTCGCAAACCATCAGATAAAATATTGCAAGCATTTGAACAGTCTAGATACAAACGTGTATTCTCAAAAGAATTTGATCGAAACATTACACGTGACTTGGCTCCCGAGGCGAGCAACGTATCAAAGTTTTTAGCAGATACTAAATAA
- a CDS encoding PucR family transcriptional regulator, which translates to MNELSLTVKDVLARETFKHARVIAGRTGLDRQVKWSHVLEVSEFSSLVNGGEIILTTGIHLQLDSATQLKYVNQLIELNVACLCVEIGSYVSEIQQEIITLADAKQFPIVVFEKAVKFVDISQDLHTVIINRHYEMLSTLDTLSRRFNQLSLMPNGILKILHELHSLFNQHVLFISDEAKSYYYPLESTTWKHSIKEFLSENPTQKLDQGIYIIDDQPFALFSINGLGQALGYLCLHLPQETANEFAFLLLDRASLAIAQILLRNRTIQERNQFNEDEFVRNLLHGRPVEQEDIQAYLPTKSSNTYYRIFVIQLDTNESTLDENNWEEIRLQQSMMIRSVFKRHSFFPAISVTRNEITIIASFIASGKHVKDMNHFTQVAEQLAGMDDHTFFNEREYQLGISSVHQNHSQIKEGYKEAKRVAELKQKFAFESNFYDDLGIYRLLLLLNEQGDLGHYVDDYLQDLIDYDKKTDGNLFETLRIYLECGGSKKETADRLFIVRQTLYHRLEKIESIMGENFMSPLNRIALEVAIMAKKVLV; encoded by the coding sequence ATGAATGAACTTTCGTTGACCGTTAAAGATGTATTAGCCCGTGAGACGTTCAAGCACGCCAGAGTGATAGCTGGACGCACTGGGTTGGATCGACAGGTTAAATGGTCACATGTATTAGAGGTTAGTGAGTTTAGTTCACTAGTCAACGGTGGCGAAATTATTTTAACGACAGGTATTCATCTACAACTAGATAGTGCGACACAATTAAAGTACGTAAACCAGCTAATCGAACTAAATGTTGCCTGCCTTTGTGTTGAAATAGGATCATACGTTAGTGAAATACAGCAAGAGATTATTACACTCGCTGATGCAAAGCAATTTCCTATTGTCGTGTTCGAAAAAGCAGTTAAATTCGTTGATATTTCACAAGACTTACACACAGTGATCATCAATCGCCATTACGAAATGTTGTCTACGCTAGATACCTTATCGAGAAGATTTAATCAGTTAAGTTTAATGCCAAACGGAATTTTGAAGATTCTTCACGAACTACACTCCTTGTTCAACCAACATGTTTTATTCATATCCGATGAAGCCAAATCTTATTATTACCCCCTTGAATCCACTACATGGAAACATAGTATAAAAGAATTTCTTAGCGAGAATCCTACGCAAAAGCTAGATCAGGGCATTTATATAATTGATGACCAGCCATTCGCCTTGTTCTCTATTAACGGCTTAGGCCAGGCTCTTGGCTATTTATGCCTTCACCTTCCACAAGAAACAGCCAATGAGTTCGCTTTTTTACTATTGGATAGAGCCTCTCTTGCAATTGCCCAAATATTGCTTAGAAACCGTACCATTCAAGAGAGAAACCAATTTAATGAAGATGAATTCGTGCGCAATTTACTACATGGACGGCCTGTAGAACAAGAAGACATTCAAGCCTATTTACCAACAAAAAGCTCGAATACTTATTACAGAATCTTCGTCATTCAGTTGGACACGAATGAATCTACTTTAGACGAGAACAACTGGGAGGAAATCCGTTTACAACAATCTATGATGATTCGTTCAGTCTTTAAACGACATAGTTTCTTTCCGGCTATTTCCGTAACTAGAAATGAAATTACGATTATTGCATCGTTTATCGCTTCAGGGAAGCATGTAAAAGACATGAATCACTTTACTCAAGTGGCCGAGCAGTTGGCTGGTATGGACGATCACACATTCTTTAACGAACGTGAATATCAATTGGGGATTAGTTCAGTTCACCAGAACCATTCACAAATCAAAGAAGGATATAAAGAAGCAAAACGAGTAGCGGAACTCAAGCAAAAGTTTGCATTTGAAAGTAATTTTTATGATGATTTAGGGATTTATAGACTGTTACTTCTACTCAATGAACAAGGAGACCTTGGACACTATGTAGACGATTATCTTCAAGATTTAATTGATTATGATAAAAAGACTGACGGTAATTTATTCGAGACGCTCCGTATTTACCTAGAGTGTGGTGGTTCAAAAAAAGAAACCGCAGATCGTCTGTTTATCGTAAGACAAACGCTGTATCACCGACTGGAAAAGATTGAATCTATAATGGGAGAGAACTTTATGTCTCCACTTAATCGGATTGCGCTTGAAGTGGCCATTATGGCTAAAAAGGTGTTAGTCTAA
- a CDS encoding CoA-acylating methylmalonate-semialdehyde dehydrogenase, which yields MNMIVVEKKTLSNFINGQWVKSLTDKYEEVPNPATGKIIAEVPISTEEDLQVAVDAAKKAFTSWRKTAVPQRARILFKYQQLLIAHWDELAQLITIENGKNYTEAYGEVLRGIECVEFATGAPTLMMGYQLPDIATNIESGMYRYPLGVVAGITPFNFPMMVPCWMFPLAIAAGNTFILKPSERTPLLANRLAELLTEAGLPDGVFNIVHGAHDIVNGILSHPDIPAVSFVGSQPVAEYVYKTGTAHGKRVQALAGAKNHSIVMPDANMDVAVTNITNAAFGSAGERCMAASVVVAVGDIADQLVRRLVDEANKLTIGNGLEEGVFLGPVIRDSHKDKTLSYIESGIKEGATLVRDGRGDESTSEGGYFVGPTIFEGVTTQMRIWKEEIFAPVLSIIRVETLDEAIELTNQSDFANGACLYTDSSKAIRQFREEIDAGMLGINLGVPAPMAFFPFSGYKKSFYGDLHANGRDGIEFYTRKKMLTARHEY from the coding sequence ATGAATATGATAGTAGTAGAAAAGAAAACACTTTCCAATTTTATTAATGGACAATGGGTAAAATCACTTACTGATAAATATGAAGAGGTACCAAATCCAGCGACAGGCAAGATTATTGCAGAAGTACCTATTTCAACGGAAGAAGATCTACAAGTTGCAGTAGATGCAGCGAAAAAAGCGTTCACTTCTTGGAGAAAAACGGCTGTGCCACAAAGAGCTCGTATCCTATTTAAATATCAACAACTTCTGATTGCTCATTGGGATGAGCTGGCACAATTAATTACGATAGAAAATGGAAAGAACTATACAGAGGCTTACGGCGAAGTGTTACGCGGAATCGAATGTGTGGAATTTGCTACAGGGGCTCCGACCTTGATGATGGGGTACCAACTACCTGACATTGCGACAAATATTGAATCAGGTATGTATCGCTACCCTTTAGGAGTGGTTGCAGGGATCACCCCTTTTAACTTCCCGATGATGGTTCCTTGTTGGATGTTCCCACTTGCCATTGCAGCAGGAAATACATTCATTTTAAAACCTTCAGAGCGTACACCACTTCTGGCGAATAGATTAGCAGAGCTATTAACTGAAGCAGGACTGCCGGATGGAGTGTTCAATATCGTTCACGGTGCACATGATATCGTGAACGGAATCTTAAGTCATCCAGACATCCCCGCTGTTTCGTTTGTTGGATCACAGCCGGTAGCAGAGTATGTGTATAAAACAGGAACCGCTCATGGTAAGCGTGTTCAGGCGCTAGCCGGTGCTAAAAATCACTCGATTGTTATGCCCGATGCCAATATGGATGTGGCAGTTACTAATATTACCAATGCGGCATTTGGTTCAGCTGGCGAAAGGTGCATGGCCGCTTCCGTCGTAGTCGCAGTTGGAGATATTGCGGATCAACTTGTACGGCGTTTAGTGGATGAAGCGAATAAATTGACTATTGGAAACGGTTTAGAAGAAGGAGTGTTCCTTGGACCGGTCATTCGAGATTCCCATAAAGATAAAACACTTTCCTACATCGAGTCGGGGATTAAAGAGGGAGCAACTCTCGTACGTGACGGACGAGGCGATGAATCTACTTCGGAAGGGGGCTATTTCGTAGGGCCGACAATTTTTGAAGGCGTTACGACGCAAATGCGAATTTGGAAAGAAGAAATATTCGCACCTGTACTTTCGATCATCAGAGTAGAAACATTAGATGAAGCAATTGAGCTTACCAATCAATCAGACTTTGCAAATGGTGCTTGTTTATATACAGATAGCTCGAAGGCGATTCGTCAATTCCGAGAAGAAATTGATGCAGGAATGCTAGGTATAAATCTTGGCGTACCAGCACCTATGGCATTCTTCCCGTTCTCTGGCTATAAGAAGTCATTTTATGGTGATCTGCATGCAAATGGCCGTGATGGTATCGAATTTTACACACGTAAGAAAATGTTGACTGCACGTCATGAATATTAA
- a CDS encoding aspartate aminotransferase family protein produces the protein MKTLREQDQNKGSLIEQNRDKVWPHISAYNEKNPPMIIESGENAWITDHEGNRYLDGMSGLWCVNVGYGREEIAQVAYEQMKKLAYVPMTQSHKPAIELAAKLNEMLGDDYKIFYSNSGSDANEVAFKLIRQYHQQNGEPSRYKFLSRYRAYHGSSMGALSATGQALRKYKYEPLVPGFLHVAPPDNYRKPEGVSVEEYNIQRALELEEKIIWEQKDTIAGIIMEPLITGGGILIPHPVYLEKVQEICTRHGVLLIIDEVICGFGRTGKAFGHQHYNLKPDIVTMAKGLTSAYLPLSVTAIRKDIYEKFDTGEDHSHFRHVNTFGGNPAACAVALKNLEILEREDLINRSAELGERLSDELACLQDHPYVGDIRSIGFLMGIELVEDKKTKEPATNARITKIIGECKANGLIVGRNGETVEGFNNVLALCPPLSCTDEDFDFIVSVMKKVFKENE, from the coding sequence TTGAAAACTTTACGCGAACAAGATCAGAATAAAGGATCATTAATTGAACAAAATCGGGATAAAGTTTGGCCTCATATTTCAGCATACAATGAAAAAAATCCTCCAATGATTATCGAAAGTGGAGAAAATGCCTGGATTACAGATCATGAGGGTAATCGCTATTTAGATGGGATGTCAGGGTTATGGTGTGTCAATGTGGGCTATGGAAGAGAAGAAATTGCACAAGTAGCCTATGAGCAAATGAAGAAACTCGCTTACGTGCCTATGACGCAAAGCCATAAACCGGCAATTGAACTGGCTGCCAAATTAAATGAAATGCTAGGGGACGACTATAAGATTTTCTATTCTAATAGTGGATCGGATGCAAATGAAGTAGCGTTCAAGCTTATACGCCAGTACCATCAACAAAATGGAGAACCTTCCAGATATAAATTCCTCTCCCGTTACCGTGCGTATCATGGCAGCTCGATGGGGGCGCTGTCCGCTACGGGGCAGGCTTTACGAAAATACAAGTATGAGCCGCTAGTACCTGGATTCCTACATGTCGCACCTCCAGATAATTATCGAAAACCTGAGGGTGTTTCAGTGGAAGAGTATAATATTCAGCGTGCTTTAGAGCTTGAAGAGAAAATTATTTGGGAACAAAAGGATACTATCGCAGGAATTATTATGGAGCCGCTCATTACAGGAGGGGGAATCTTAATTCCACATCCGGTGTACTTAGAGAAAGTCCAAGAAATCTGTACTCGTCACGGTGTCTTATTAATCATAGATGAGGTGATTTGCGGATTTGGACGCACTGGAAAAGCATTTGGGCATCAGCATTACAATCTAAAACCCGATATTGTCACGATGGCGAAAGGTTTGACTAGCGCATACCTGCCATTATCCGTAACAGCCATCCGCAAAGATATCTATGAAAAATTTGATACAGGCGAAGATCACAGTCATTTTCGCCATGTGAATACATTTGGTGGAAACCCGGCTGCTTGTGCAGTTGCGCTTAAGAACTTAGAAATTTTGGAACGTGAAGATCTGATCAATCGTTCTGCAGAACTTGGCGAGCGATTATCGGATGAACTGGCATGTTTACAAGATCATCCCTATGTTGGAGATATTCGAAGTATCGGTTTCTTGATGGGAATTGAACTCGTTGAAGATAAGAAGACAAAAGAACCTGCGACGAATGCGCGTATCACGAAAATTATTGGAGAGTGTAAAGCGAATGGACTGATTGTCGGTCGAAACGGTGAAACAGTAGAAGGATTTAATAATGTCCTTGCGCTTTGTCCGCCACTTTCATGTACGGACGAGGATTTCGATTTCATCGTATCTGTTATGAAAAAAGTATTTAAAGAGAATGAATAA
- the ald gene encoding alanine dehydrogenase, whose protein sequence is MLIGVPKEIKNNENRVAMTPAGVYTLRSSGHEVLIETKAGLGSSFTDEEYIEAGAQIVQTAEEAWSAEMVMKVKEPIASEYRYFRKGLLLFTYLHLAPETELTKALLESEVTGLAYETVQLPNNSLPLLAPMSEVAGRMATQIGAQYLEKTKGGKGILLAGVPGVSRGKVVIIGGGQAGANAARVAIGMGAHVTVLDLSVDRLRQLDDIFGTNIQTLVSNPFNIAESVKSADLVVGAVLIPGAKAPKLVSEEMVQSMKPGSVLVDIAIDQGGIFETSDRVTTHDAPIYTKHDVVHYAVANMPGAVPQTSTVALTNVTVPYALQIANKGCSQALLDNEALRKGLNTMNGYVTYKAVAEAQNLDYTPSMSILKNNGLVTNI, encoded by the coding sequence ATGTTGATTGGTGTACCAAAAGAAATTAAAAATAACGAGAATCGTGTAGCGATGACCCCCGCAGGAGTATACACACTTCGCTCGTCTGGCCATGAAGTACTGATCGAAACGAAAGCTGGTTTAGGATCAAGTTTTACAGACGAGGAATATATTGAGGCGGGCGCACAGATTGTTCAGACAGCAGAAGAAGCATGGAGCGCTGAAATGGTTATGAAAGTAAAGGAACCGATTGCTTCTGAATATCGTTATTTTCGTAAAGGTTTACTACTATTCACATACTTGCATTTAGCACCTGAGACGGAGTTGACTAAAGCTCTTCTAGAAAGTGAAGTAACAGGACTAGCCTACGAAACAGTTCAGTTGCCTAATAACTCATTGCCGTTGCTCGCACCGATGAGTGAAGTAGCAGGAAGAATGGCGACACAAATCGGTGCTCAGTATCTTGAAAAAACGAAGGGTGGAAAAGGTATTCTGCTAGCTGGGGTGCCGGGTGTTTCTCGAGGGAAGGTTGTAATAATTGGCGGTGGACAGGCAGGAGCAAATGCTGCACGTGTGGCAATCGGGATGGGTGCTCACGTAACTGTACTGGATCTGTCAGTCGATCGTTTACGCCAATTAGATGATATATTTGGCACTAACATTCAAACACTCGTTTCGAATCCGTTTAATATCGCAGAATCGGTCAAGTCGGCAGACCTAGTTGTAGGTGCAGTGTTGATTCCTGGAGCCAAAGCACCTAAGCTTGTCTCTGAAGAAATGGTTCAATCCATGAAACCCGGTTCGGTCCTCGTGGATATCGCCATTGATCAAGGAGGAATTTTTGAAACATCCGACCGTGTAACGACACACGACGCACCAATCTATACTAAACATGATGTCGTCCATTATGCAGTGGCTAATATGCCTGGAGCAGTACCACAGACATCGACAGTAGCATTGACCAACGTTACAGTCCCTTATGCGCTTCAAATTGCTAATAAAGGATGTAGCCAAGCCCTTCTAGATAATGAAGCCCTGCGAAAAGGTTTAAATACTATGAATGGCTATGTAACATACAAAGCCGTTGCAGAAGCACAAAACCTAGACTACACGCCTTCCATGTCTATATTAAAAAATAATGGTTTAGTAACGAATATTTAA
- a CDS encoding glucosaminidase domain-containing protein — MKSLTKLITTIAVTFLVAFALTLSAEAASWQDHSPDQNPDKPWIVTFSKPVNKNTVSKRTIYIKDSKGVTQDNEITYSDSDKKVHIAPPAGNYRSGETYILYITQAVENTEGTPLKAPVTKTFSIKAGVTYDLAHVQANGTTTVVEKFPSFEEAASRMNSHQVVLFQNRIIHMPSGLISTVPYGGSSLTILYADEKLNKQETYVPADTELVYVDSTATSVKVELAGRNFYIKPQNATMLPSQTVTDRTHYKVKKESLYHLIYSHKTQKYASYEMGAAPSFMQEGIKYYSTDGSHFHNETGALIGTAHQYFQYLPMRSMTRYTADELDAYIMKQLRILEEANPTTYKNATTRSKLIGLGTELKRIEQESYVNAMHILALAQHESQYGLSKRALENNNLFGLYVRDDHPSNKVFATVSENIQELVDSFLNKNYLPPGAVYANGTNFGNKAIGMNVKYASDPYWGSKIAGHLYRMDRTMGGKEIANQLKIGLTNPPSLNVRPIPSSAPGTPTMYTYQKLGMPLIILDEQLPEAPWIKIRSDKAPYGWLYVHGNYVDRLEWQ; from the coding sequence TTGAAATCTTTGACGAAATTGATCACAACTATAGCTGTTACTTTTCTGGTCGCGTTCGCACTGACACTGTCAGCTGAAGCGGCTAGTTGGCAGGATCATTCGCCTGACCAGAATCCGGACAAGCCGTGGATTGTTACGTTCAGTAAACCAGTAAATAAAAATACGGTCAGCAAACGCACAATTTATATCAAGGACTCTAAAGGAGTAACGCAGGATAATGAAATAACCTACTCAGATTCCGACAAAAAAGTACATATTGCACCGCCTGCAGGAAATTATCGTAGTGGAGAAACTTACATATTGTATATCACGCAAGCCGTGGAGAATACAGAAGGTACACCGTTGAAAGCACCGGTTACTAAAACGTTCTCCATTAAAGCAGGTGTAACCTATGACTTGGCACATGTACAAGCCAATGGTACGACAACTGTAGTGGAAAAGTTTCCAAGTTTTGAAGAGGCAGCAAGCCGTATGAATAGCCATCAAGTCGTGCTATTCCAAAACCGTATCATCCACATGCCAAGTGGACTGATCTCGACCGTGCCATATGGCGGTAGCTCATTGACGATTTTATATGCTGATGAAAAATTAAACAAACAGGAAACATATGTCCCGGCAGACACGGAACTTGTGTATGTCGATTCGACAGCCACTTCTGTAAAAGTTGAATTGGCGGGAAGAAACTTCTACATCAAACCACAAAATGCAACGATGCTACCGAGTCAGACTGTGACGGATCGCACACATTACAAAGTGAAAAAGGAATCGCTTTACCACTTGATTTATTCACATAAAACACAAAAGTACGCTTCGTATGAAATGGGAGCTGCGCCAAGCTTCATGCAAGAAGGGATAAAGTATTACAGCACGGACGGCAGCCATTTCCATAATGAAACAGGGGCTTTGATAGGCACGGCTCATCAATACTTCCAGTACTTGCCGATGCGCAGTATGACGCGCTATACGGCTGATGAGTTGGATGCGTATATTATGAAGCAGTTGCGGATTCTAGAAGAAGCTAATCCTACAACTTATAAAAATGCCACGACAAGAAGTAAGTTGATTGGATTAGGGACGGAGTTAAAACGTATTGAGCAGGAAAGTTATGTGAACGCGATGCATATTTTGGCGTTGGCACAACATGAAAGTCAGTACGGTTTGAGTAAGCGGGCTTTGGAGAATAATAACTTATTTGGATTGTATGTAAGAGATGATCATCCATCAAACAAAGTATTTGCTACGGTGAGTGAAAACATCCAAGAGCTAGTCGATTCGTTCCTGAATAAAAACTATCTACCTCCAGGCGCTGTATATGCAAATGGTACGAACTTCGGAAATAAAGCAATTGGCATGAACGTTAAATATGCTTCCGATCCATACTGGGGTTCTAAAATCGCGGGACATCTGTATCGAATGGATCGAACTATGGGCGGTAAGGAAATAGCCAATCAACTAAAAATTGGTTTGACGAATCCACCTAGTTTGAATGTACGACCTATACCTTCATCCGCTCCAGGCACGCCAACCATGTATACATATCAAAAGTTGGGGATGCCGCTCATTATTTTGGATGAACAATTACCTGAAGCACCTTGGATAAAAATTCGTTCGGATAAAGCACCGTATGGCTGGCTGTATGTACACGGCAATTATGTAGATCGACTTGAATGGCAGTGA
- a CDS encoding NAD(P)/FAD-dependent oxidoreductase, with protein sequence MKTIMIYECAIIGGGPAGLSAALVLGRARRNVIVFDDDHARNRVSRASHGFLTRDGIQPAELRRIGREELTHYPSVTFHHQKIVAVERLDESHYELMTADGKTFRTQKVLLAVGLRDEQPNVPGIERFYGTSIFSCPYCDGWELRDRSLAVFADKNVFKLAAEVYTWSRDLIVFTGGEGQLTAEERKKLNAKGIQIVDDIISGLEGEDGQLHRVRLEDGTLIDRAGGFASPLWSHPNYFAQDLGCERNKHGGILTDEYGRTTVWNVYAAGDVSHIVPSQLLVAAGTGSAAAIGINGDLTNEFFNRID encoded by the coding sequence ACTTGGACGGGCGAGACGGAATGTCATTGTGTTTGACGATGATCATGCACGAAACCGTGTCTCTCGTGCGTCACATGGATTCTTAACGCGTGACGGTATCCAGCCTGCTGAATTGCGGCGGATTGGACGGGAAGAACTGACACATTATCCATCTGTGACATTTCATCATCAGAAAATAGTTGCGGTGGAACGTTTGGATGAATCGCATTATGAATTGATGACGGCTGATGGCAAGACGTTCCGCACGCAGAAAGTCCTTCTCGCAGTCGGTTTGCGTGACGAGCAACCTAATGTGCCAGGCATTGAGCGTTTTTATGGTACATCTATTTTCAGTTGTCCGTATTGCGATGGCTGGGAATTGCGAGATCGTTCATTGGCCGTCTTTGCTGATAAAAACGTCTTTAAATTGGCAGCGGAAGTATATACATGGAGTCGAGATTTAATTGTATTCACAGGTGGGGAAGGTCAGCTAACGGCAGAGGAACGAAAGAAGTTGAATGCGAAAGGGATACAAATTGTAGATGATATCATTTCAGGACTCGAAGGAGAGGATGGTCAACTGCACAGAGTACGGCTTGAAGACGGTACATTGATAGACCGTGCAGGCGGATTTGCTTCCCCTCTCTGGAGTCACCCCAATTATTTCGCTCAAGACTTAGGATGCGAGCGCAATAAACATGGAGGGATTCTGACCGATGAATACGGACGCACCACCGTTTGGAATGTCTATGCCGCGGGTGACGTTTCACATATCGTTCCCTCGCAACTACTGGTTGCAGCGGGAACCGGAAGCGCTGCGGCCATAGGGATTAATGGTGACTTAACGAATGAATTTTTCAATCGAATAGACTAA